The following proteins are co-located in the Desulfurococcus amylolyticus Z-533 genome:
- a CDS encoding helix-turn-helix domain-containing protein — protein sequence MCWKSQSWSQGGLSKYITSRRAREERVLIDHSLYENLLNRGKLSNLEQRVLKLVLEKPGVTVVELARELGVKEKTVRNTLTKLKSKGLVAKKGRNEGVEPTSIAIALYS from the coding sequence ATATGCTGGAAGTCGCAGTCCTGGTCTCAGGGAGGCCTTTCAAAATATATTACGAGCCGGAGAGCGAGGGAGGAGAGAGTTCTCATAGATCACAGCCTTTACGAGAACCTATTAAACCGAGGCAAGCTATCGAACCTAGAGCAGAGAGTATTAAAGCTCGTCCTCGAGAAACCCGGTGTCACAGTAGTAGAACTAGCCAGAGAGCTCGGAGTCAAAGAGAAAACCGTGAGGAACACTCTCACGAAGCTCAAGAGCAAGGGGCTGGTGGCGAAGAAAGGAAGGAACGAAGGAGTCGAACCCACTTCAATAGCCATAGCACTTTATTCATAG